The following coding sequences lie in one Panicum virgatum strain AP13 chromosome 6N, P.virgatum_v5, whole genome shotgun sequence genomic window:
- the LOC120678058 gene encoding BTB/POZ and MATH domain-containing protein 1-like — MYGNGRSIDSCGFEAAGHTWRIQFFPDGNRAENAGFVSLVLKLDDHDAATAAGGGNDDVLVEFRFSLVCLHDKPAASRAYTKTYTTTFNTKARKALGCCQFIRRDELERSEYLRDDGLAVRCDVAVLNNPVDVKERAAQAHDLERLGVVCDCKDDACKSHHLRTALSFREALVKLFLGCFHL, encoded by the coding sequence ACGGCAACGGCCGGAGCATCGACTCGTGCGGCTTCGAGGCGGCGGGCCACACCTGGAGGATCCAGTTCTTCCCCGACGGGAACCGCGCGGAGAACGCCGGCTTCGTCTCCCTCGTCCTCAAGCTCGACGACcacgacgccgccaccgccgccggcggcggaaaCGACGACGTCCTGGTCGAGTTCCGGTTCTCCCTGGTGTGTCTCCACGAcaagccggcggcgagccgggcGTACACCAAGACCTACACGACCACCTTCAACACGAAGGCCCGCAAGGCCCTGGGCTGCTGCCAGTTCATCAGGCGGGACGAGCTGGAGAGGTCAGAGTACCTCAGGGACGACGGCCTCGCCGTCCGGTGCGACGTCGCCGTCCTCAACAACCCCGTCGACGTGAAGGAGCGGGCCGCGCAGGCGCACGACCTGGAGAGGCTGGGGGTGGTCTGCGACTGCAAGGACGACGCGTGCAAGAGCCATCACCTCAGGACTGCCTTGTCGTTCAGGGAGGCGCTCGTGAAGCTCTTCTTGGGGTGTTTCCACCTCTGA
- the LOC120678559 gene encoding uncharacterized protein LOC120678559, with amino-acid sequence MQASVAVAEALEAGSLTPLPVAGGADFAAAALAVAIAAVAAAASVVLISFEARAGQGRLRRVLDLGPSPRGPRLLLAFFAGLMAAAEALRLPFFRGAVLPPRRHVMPCLAYPLVAHGIAEPGMLACVLLLLRASVGGARLPAAAIAVPFACLPFLSAHVLVLATPATVVAYPGQLAHAADGAGHCAYPAYAATLLLALVALYMPLLATACWDVAAVAINRRLRARAYALITFAVLPLPVQVLALGLTSVWDIHQYTSPTVGLIGFLAVAVAAETTIVVLVMLPLHDALVLVEQPPVVTAGNEEARDVTR; translated from the coding sequence ATGCAGGCCAGCGTCGCGGTCGCCGAGGCGCTCGAGGCCGGAAGCCTCACGCCCCTGCCCGTCGCTGGCGGCGCCGACTTCGCGGCCGctgccctcgccgtggccatcgccgcggtcgccgccgcggcgtcggtcGTGCTCATCTCCTTCGAAGCGCGCGCGGGGCAGGGCCGCCTGCGCCGCGTCCTCGACCTCGGACCGTCGCCCCGGGGCCCCCGCCTGCTGCTCGCCTTCTTCGCGGGGctcatggccgccgccgaggcgctCCGCCTCCCCTTCTTCCGGGGGGCCGtgctcccgccgcgccgccacgttATGCCGTGCCTCGCGTACCCGCTCGTCGCGCACGGGATCGCCGAGCCGGGGATGCTCGCCTgcgtgctcctgctgctgcgcgcGTCCGTCGGCGGGGCGCGGCTGCCGGCGGCCGCCATCGCCGTGCCGTTCGCCTGCCTGCCTTTCCTCTCCGCGCACGTGCTCGTCCTCGCCACGCCGGCCACCGTCGTCGCGTACCCGGGCCAGCTCGCGCACGCCGCGGACGGCGCCGGGCACTGCGCGTACCCGGCGTACGCCGCCACGCTGCTCCTGGCGCTCGTCGCGCTTTACATGCCGCTGCTCGCCACCGCGTGCTGGGAcgtggccgccgtcgccatcaACCGGCGGCTGCGCGCGAGGGCGTACGCGCTCATCACATTCGCCGTCCTGCCGCTGCCCGTGCAGGTGCTGGCGCTCGGGCTGACGTCCGTGTGGGACATCCACCAGTACACTTCCCCGACGGTCGGCCTCATCGGGTTcctcgcggtggcggtagcCGCCGAGACCACCATTGTCGTCCTCGTGATGCTGCCGCTTCACGATGCGCTTGTCCTTGTCGAGCAGCCACCGGTGGTGACGGCCGGCAACGAGGAAGCACGTGACGTCACCAGATGA